Below is a genomic region from Chitinivibrio alkaliphilus ACht1.
GTACCGCTTACCATTACTATGGAAAAAAATATGGAAGTTGTGGCCTTGTTTGATCAAACAGTCATCATCCACGAAGACGAAACAGGCCACAATGGCGCAGCCCGCGGCGTGTATTTTGGTGTAAACCCCGTATCAGTGCAGGATGAAGCCGCAGATATCTTTGTGGTAACCGGCGATCCTGCACAGGTCAGTATTACCATCTTTGATATGGTGGGTAATGTAATAGACCGCCAGGAAGCCCCGGCACAGACCAAAAAGGCAGGGCGTTTTACCTGGGATCTGCGCAACCGTCAGGGCATGCGTGTTTGTGCCGGGTCGTATATGGTAATTGCAGAGGTAGCATATGACAGTGGAGCAGTGCAGCGGTATCGGGCAGTGCTGGGGATAAAAGAGTAAGTATCTGTTTTATCCGATAAGTCCAAAAAAGGGGGAGGTCTTCGGACTTCCCTTTTTTTGTGCGTTGGGAGGAAAAAGGGGGAGTTTGGATTTTGAAAACAGTCCCGCACTGATGCTTTATCACCATGACTTATGAACACTTTTTTACCTTACCGGCAGAAACACAGGCATCTTGTGTAATACCGGGAATCATAAGGTACACTGTGACTGGCAGTTTCAAGTCGTCGGGGACCGATACCCGCTTAAATACATATTACGAGCCTTACTATGTTCTTGCTTCGAAGCATCAGGCTGATCAGCTGTTTCATTTTATTATACGATTTATTACACACGGTATCAGTGATATGAAAAGAACATCTCCCAATACAAACTGTATTAAAAGATTTCGGGAACGTTTTGTGATGCTGATTCTAATTTTATTCTCCGAATAGAACAACATGAGCAACAGGTGAATTACGGCAATTTATTAAGTTTTCAAAAGTCAAGTCGGTCAGCTAAATGTGAAGTTTATTCTGTGTTTAAGACAATATGTAAACGCAAACAAAAGTGTGTGTGCGGGTAATGTAAATTAATGTTCGCAATTTTCCTTTGATACATATTATGCAATAAGGAGGCATATCAAATGGAAATTAGCAACAAAGAACTTTATCGAAGACTTTTGACAGAGTTTGTGTTTGAAGAAGACCCTTTGCTGTCAATGTTACAATGGTTGATGGATCGCATGATGGAGGCTGAAGTAGAATCACGCCTGGGAGCTTCGAAGCATGAACATAGTAAAAGCCGTAAGAGTCATCTGAGCGGGTATCGGCCTCGCAGGTTTGATACACGCTTGGGCACAGTGTATCTTATGATACCGAAGGTGCGGAAAGGAGGCTATGTGCCATTTTTTGTATCAGAGAAGCAACGTTCAGAGCAAGCTCTTATAGCCCTTGTGCAGGAGTCTTTTGTAAATGGTGTATCTACGCGGAAAGTAAAGAAGGTACTTCGGAGTCTTGGTGTAGAAAATATCAGTGCGGGACAGGTCTCAAACATCACCAAAGGTTTGGATGAGCAGGTAGAAGAGTTTCGCACTGCAACGCTTGATGAAACGTACCCATTTATCTGGATTGATGCCATCTATGAAAAGATCCGGCAGGAGGATCGAAAGGTAGTCTCTACAGCTATAATGGTAGCCTATGGGTTGTCATTAGAAGGCGAGCGCCGAATCCTTTCCGTAGAACCGTTTCCCGATGAATCAGCAGAGTGTTGGAAGGATTTTTTCCAGAAGCTTAAAAAACGTGGATTAAAAAATTCAGCCTTAATATTCTCAGATGCACATTCAGGAATCCAGGCTGCTGTAAAAGAAGAGATGGCGGGGAGTGGATGGCAACGATGTAAAGTTCATTTTATGAGAAATATTCTTGCCGGCATTCCTCACAGAGCAAAAAAAGATGTGGCAGCAAAACTCAAGCAGATCTGGTTACAACCTGACTATAAAACAGCGCTCAAGGTCGCAAAAATGGTGATTGATGAGTATGGAACGTGGTCAAAAGCAATGAAGTGTTTGGAAGAGGGGTTAGAAGACGGCCTCCAATTCTATCATTACGAAGGCATTGATCACCGTAAAATATCCTCGACAAATCCTATTGAAAGGCTTAATAAAGAGATACGTAGAAGAAGTAGAGTTGTTGGCGTATTTCCAAGCAAAGAAGCATATCTGAGACTCATTGTGACCTATTTTATTGAATACTCAGAGGAGTGGATACATGAAAAAAGAGCCTATATAAAACAAGAGCATCTCGAAACAGTTATGATCAAATTCTATGAAAATAAAATGGCGGTATAATTTGAAAATTGCGAACAATTCTTGACACTACCGAACCTTTTTGTGCTACAACTGGTTTTACATACACTTTCTGCTGATTCATTTAAGTATCCTTGTTTGAAGAAATAAAAAAATGTATTGAAAAATAACACACACAGAAAGCAAGTTTTTTTTGAATAAAAGCCCTGAATCTCTATACAATGTGCTTATGTGCATACAAACGCTACTACAGAATTTTGGTATAATAAGAATGTCACGCGTGAACAGTCTCTCTTGAATCG
It encodes:
- a CDS encoding IS256 family transposase, which translates into the protein MEISNKELYRRLLTEFVFEEDPLLSMLQWLMDRMMEAEVESRLGASKHEHSKSRKSHLSGYRPRRFDTRLGTVYLMIPKVRKGGYVPFFVSEKQRSEQALIALVQESFVNGVSTRKVKKVLRSLGVENISAGQVSNITKGLDEQVEEFRTATLDETYPFIWIDAIYEKIRQEDRKVVSTAIMVAYGLSLEGERRILSVEPFPDESAECWKDFFQKLKKRGLKNSALIFSDAHSGIQAAVKEEMAGSGWQRCKVHFMRNILAGIPHRAKKDVAAKLKQIWLQPDYKTALKVAKMVIDEYGTWSKAMKCLEEGLEDGLQFYHYEGIDHRKISSTNPIERLNKEIRRRSRVVGVFPSKEAYLRLIVTYFIEYSEEWIHEKRAYIKQEHLETVMIKFYENKMAV
- a CDS encoding InlB B-repeat-containing protein translates to LSLTAQWTVNEYTISFDSDGGSAVDAITQNFGTDITAPAAPTKEGHTFDGWEPELPETMPADDLSLTAQWTINTYVLTLTAENGVITADPEQEEYEHGSVVTLTPKADEEYTFGEWNGDVVGDEVPLTITMEKNMEVVALFDQTVIIHEDETGHNGAARGVYFGVNPVSVQDEAADIFVVTGDPAQVSITIFDMVGNVIDRQEAPAQTKKAGRFTWDLRNRQGMRVCAGSYMVIAEVAYDSGAVQRYRAVLGIKE